TACATCCGCGGCCGCGTCCTCGAGGCGAAGGGCGACGTCGCGGGCGCCGACGCGATGGTCGACGATCCGAAGGCCTGGATCGCGAGCTTCGGCCCGTGCTGGGCGCTCCGCGCGCGCCTCGCGAAGGGGACCCCCGCCGGGAACGCGGCCGCGAGCGAGGCCCTCGCCCACGATCCGCTGAGCGTCGAGGCCGCCTGCGGGACCGTCGGCGCGGCCCCCGCCCCGAGCCCCAGTGTTCCGTTGTGCGACGCCGCGAACAAACGGGGGGAGCCGGACATCGGGCACGATTGACCTGAGCGCGGAGAGGCCGGATAATTTCGTGTCCTCGCGATCTTGGACGCGGTCCACCCGCTCCCACACCGGCTTGGTCGATGAACGCGCTCACGTACGCCACCGCTCAGATCCTGCGCGTTCTGCCGCGGACGAGGATCACGCGCGCGATGGGGAAGCTCGCGGACTACGAGTGGGGCGATCGCCTCGGCAAGGCTGTCGTCGACGCCTACGCGCGCGCGTACGACGTCGAGTGGAACGAGTGCAAGAAGACGAGCGGCTTCCGGAGCTTCGACGAGTTCTTCACGCGCGAGCTGCGGGAAGGGGCCCGCGTCTTCCCGACCGATCCGAAGGTCGTCATCAGCCCCGCCGACGGGCGCGTCGACTCGATCGGCCCGGTCGACGGGCGCACCTTCTCGGTGAAGGGGCGGCCGTACGACGTCGAGGAGCTCGTCGGCGACGCGGAGGACGCGAAGCGCTACGCGGGCGGGCAGGGGTGCGTCGTCTACCTCTCGCCGCGCGACTACCACCGCGTGCACGCGCCCGTCGCGGGGACGATCGAGCTCGTGCGCTCGATGCCGGGAGACTACTACCCGGTCAACGCGATCGGCGTGCGGCACGTCCACAACCTCTTCGTGCGGAACCGCCGCGTCGCGATCGTGATCGACACGCCGGCGCTCGGTCGTGTGACGGTGGTGATGGTCGCGGCGATGGTGGTGGGGCGCATCACCGTGACGGGCATCGACGCGCGCGACGTGCCGTTCGGCGTGCAGCGGCTCGCGTCGCCGCTCGCGGCCCTCCGCGGCGACGAGATCGGCATCTTCCGCCTCGGCTCGACCGCGGTCGTGTTCTTCGAGCCGTCGGCGAAGCTCGAGTGGCTCGTCTCCGAGGGGCCGGTGCGCTTCGGCCAGCCCTTCGCCAAGGGCACCGCTGAATGAGCGACGGGCCCAAGGCCGAGCCGCTCGACGAGATCATCCTCGGCGAGGACGACGCGACGCCGATCGCGCCGCCGCCGCCGAAGGCCTCGCAGCCGCCGCCGCTTCGCTCGAAGCCGCCCGAAAAAGGCTCGATTCCCCCGCATTTTCCGCCTCCCTCGCAGAAACGGAGCTCGCAGCGCGTCCGGGCTGCCGCCGATGTAGGGCAAGGTGGCGACGGCGATCGTGACTCTCAGGCGCGCAAGCGTGCGAAGATGACGTTGCGCATCCCGGACGACGAGGTCGCCCGTCCGGCGGACGAGATCACGATCCCACTCGTCTCGAAGAGCAGCAGCAACGACACGATGTCCGGTTCCCCGCCGCAGCTGAACGCCGACGACACGCTCGAGCTGCCGAGCGACGAGCTGCGTGCGCGCTCGGCGGCGGCGCTCGGCGAGGTCGTGCAGCCGCAGGCGCAGCCGGCGGCGCCGCCCGCGCCCGGGGTCGATCCTTCGCACGAGCCGGGCTGGACGCCGCAGCAGCCGCAGGTCGATCCCGGCGTCATCCAGCCGACGCCGATCGTCGAGGTGAAGGGCTCGATGAGCCCGGCGCAGGACTTCCCGAGCTCGGAGGAGATCCCGGTCGCGGTCGACCTCGGCCTCGTGAACGACGACGTCGCGACCTCGCCGAAGCTCCCGACGTCGGAGGAGATCCGCATCGACGACGGCGATCGCGTCAGCGTGATCGAGACGGGCGAGGTCGAGATCAACGCCGACGATCTGATGAGCGTCGACTCGCTGCCGATCCCGCCGCCGGTGAAGACGGCGGGCAAGTACCCGGCCTATCGCTCCGACGCCCCGTCGCCGCCGCAGACCGCGACCGCGATGATGGCGAACGCGCCCGCGCCGGTCGCGGTGCCCTCGCAGCCGCCGCCCCCGCCGCCGGCCGCCGCCTCCGCGCCCGTCGTCGCTCCGCCCGTCGTCGTGCCGCCGCCGCCGATGGCGATCGCGCCCGCCGCGCCCGCGCCCTCCAAGCCGGTCGAGCCGGCGGCGGCGCAGCCCGCGATGGCGGCGCGCCGGCCGTCGTCGCCCGCGTTCCCGGCCGCGGGAGCCGGCGCGCTCGCGCCGCCGCCGATGACCGACAACGCCGCGAACCGCAAGAAGACGCGGCCGTGGTGGGAAGAGCTCTTCAACGACGACTTCATCCGCACGATGGCGAAGATCAGCGACGCGCAGATCGGCGCGGAGGCCACCTTCGTCGAGGAGAGCCTCGGCTGCGAGGCGGGCGCGATGATCCTCGATCTCGCCTGCGGGACCGGCCGCCACGCGGTGGAGCTCGCGTCGCGCGGCTACCAGGTCGTCGGGTTCGACCTCAGCCTCGCGATGCTCGCGCGCGCCTCCGACGAGGCGCAGGACCGGAAGCAGAAGATCAACTTCGTCCAGGGCGACATGCGCGAGATGACCTTCGAAGAGACCTTCGACGGCGTCTACTCGTGGAACACGAGCTTCGGCTACTTCGACGAGGTGCAGAACAGCGCCGTCATCGCGAAGGTGCACAAGTCGCTGAAGAAGGGCGGCCAGTTCCTCCTCGACGTCGTGAACCGCGACTACATCGTCCGGCAGGCGCCGTCGCTCGCGTGGTTCGAGGGCGACGGCTGCATCTGCATGGACGAGATGCAGATCGACTTCATCACGAGCCGGATGAAGGTGAAGCGCACGCTGATGATGGACGACGGGCGCACGAAGGAGATCGAGTACTCGATCCGCGTGTACTCGCTCCACGAGCTCGGCAAGATGCTCCACGACAACGGGTTCCGCGTCGCGGAGGTGAGCGGGCGCACCGCGACGCCGGGCGTCTTCTTCGGCTGCGAGGCCCCGCGCACGTTGATCCTGGCCGAGAAGCGCTGAGGCCCGCGATGCCGGACGGGTCAGGGGCCCTCGCCAGCACCGGCTTCAGGGCGCTGATCCTCGAGGGGGACGAGCTCGTCACCACGCGCGAGCTCGACGCCGTCACGGCGGCGCACGCGGCGGGGAAGCGCTTCTGGGTCGAGCTCGTCGAGAAGACGGCGGTGACCGACAAGCTCCTCGGCGAGGTCCTCAAGATCCACCCCGTCGCGATCGAGGACGTCTGGAACGACATCGGGCTGCCGAAGGTCGAGGATTTCCATGAATACGTGCTCCTCGTCATGCACGGGGTTCTCGACAAGGACGTGGAAGGTGACGACGTCCCGCTCGGCCTCGCCGAGCTCGACATGGTCATCGGACGGAACTTCCTCGTCACGCACGCGAACGACGAGAAGGTCTGCGCGGTGTCGCCGGTGCTCACCGAGGTGCAGCGCAACGCGAAGCAGATGAAGAAGGGGCCGGCGTGGGTCGCGCACGCGATCGTCGACCGCCTCGTCGACGAGTACATCCCGGTCGTCGACCGCTTCGAGCGCGAGATCATCGAGGCGGAGGCGCACATCCTCGAAGGCCGCGCGTCGAGGAAGCAGGACGTGACGCTGCGGCAGATCCTCCGGATCAAGCGGAGCCTCCAGATGCTCCGCCGCACCACGATCGGCCAGCGCGAGATCCTGCATCGCCTCGCGCGCGCCGAGTTCGACGAGATCCCGCGCGAGCTGATCCCGTTCTTCCGCGACGTCTACGATCACTTCGCGCGGGTGACGGAGCTCGTCGACAGCTACCGCGAGCTCACCGGCGCCCTCATCGACGCGCACTTCGCGATGCAGTCGCAGCAGATGAACGAGATCATGAAGCGGCTCACGCTGATCTCGACCATCATGCTGCCGCTCTCGCTCATCGCCGGCATCTATGGGATGAACTTCAAGCACGTCTTCCCGGAGCTCGACCTCGAGTACGGCTACTTCTACGCGCTCGGCCTGATGGCCTTCGTCGCCACCTCGATCGTCCTCTACTTCAGGAAGAAGCGCTGGCTCTGACGCCGGCGCGCCTCAGCCGCCGAGGGTGAAGGAGAAGGTCGCGCCCTGGTCGGGGACGGCGTCGGCCCAGATCGTCCCGCGGTGGTGGTGGATGATGCGCTGCACGATCGCGAGCCCGATCCCGGTGCCGTCGAAGTCGGTCTTCGCGTGCATGCGCTGGAACGGCGTGAACGGGCTCTCGCTCCGCTTCGAGTCGAAGCCGGCGCCGTCGTCCTTCACGAAGTAGATCCGCTCCCCGTCCGGCCCTTGCTGCTTGCAACCGACCTCGATCGTGGCGCGCGGCTTCTTGCTGCTGAACTTCCACGCGTTGCGGAGCAGGTTCTCGAGCGCGATGCACATGAGCCGCTCGTCGCCGTAGACCTCGAGCGTGGGCGGGCAGAGGAACTCGACGTTGCGCTCGGGATCGGCGCTCGTGATGTCGCTCATCACCTTGCGCGCCACCGCGGCGAGGTCGAAGTGCTTCGCCTCCAGCCGCGTGCGGCTGATCTGCGAGAGGCGGAGGAGGTCGGCGATGAGCTGCTCCATCCGCACCGCCGCGCCTTCGATCCGGCCGAGGAGGCGCTTGCCCTCGTCGTCGAGGACGTGGCTGTAGTCCTCGAGGAGGACCTTCGTGAAGCCGGCGAGGGGACGGAGCGGCGCGCGGAGGTCGTGCGAGACCGAGTAGTTGAACGCGTCGAGCTCCGCGAGCGTGCGCTCGTGCGCGGCGACCTCGGCCGCGAGCTTCTGCTTGCTGCGGTAAAGCTCGAGGAAGATGCGGACCTTGCTCAGGAGCACGTGCGCGTTCACCGGCTTGAAGAGGACGTCGACCGCGCCGCTCTCGTAGCCCTCGAAGATGCTGTCCGGCGTCTCGAGCATCGCGGTGACGAAGATGATCGGCACCTCCCGCGCGCGCGGGTTGCTCCGCGCGAGGCGCGCGACCTCGAAGCCGTCCATCTCCGGCATCTGGACGTCGAGCAGCACCACCGCGTACTGCCGCTTCAGGAGCTCGATGAGCGCCTCGTTGCCGGAGGTCGCGCGGACGACCTCGCAGTCGAGGCTCGAGAGGAGCGCCTCCATCGCGATGATGTTCGCCTCGATGTCGTCGACGACGAGGATGCGCGGCCGAGACACCATCCGCGTTCGAGCGTACGCGCTCATGGTTCGTACCGGTAGATGCGCTCGGCGCGCGCGAACGGCTTGAACCTCTCGTCGCACGTCGACCCGGGCAGCTCCTCGCTCGTGCCGAGGACGAGGAAGCCGCCGGGGACGAGGCTCGCGGCGAGCTTGTCGAGGACCCGTCGCCGGAGCTCCTGGCCGAAGTAGATGAGCACGTTGCGACAGAAGACGACATGCATCTCGCCGAACACCTGATCTCCGACGAGGTCGTGCTGGAAGAAGACGAGCCGTTTCCGGAGCGCCTCGCGCATCGCGATGCGATCGTACGCGGCGGTCAACCACGTCCCGAGATCGGAGGTCGCGCCGGCCGCGCGGTGGTTCTTCGTGAACGTCGTGACGTGCCGGGCCGGGTACACGCCGTCCTTCGCCTGCGCGATGGCGCGCTGGCTCACGTCGGTGCCGTAGATCTGCGTGCGCTCGTCGAGGCCCTCTTCGTGGATCAGGATCGCAGTGGAGTAGGCCTCCTCGCCCGAGGCGCAGCCGGCGTGCCAGATCTTCGGGAGGGCGTAGGTGCGGAGGAGCGGGACCACCTTGGTCCGCAGCGCGAGGTAGACCTCCGGATCGCGGAACAGATCGGTGACGCGCACGGTGATGGCGTCGAGGACGTCGGCGAACGCGTCGCGATCGTGCAGCACCTCGTGCTGGAGCGCGCCGAGGTTCGCCGCCCCCGACGCCGCGAGGGCGGCCTGCACGCGGCGCTCGATCGACGGGCGCGAGTAGTCGCGGAGGTCGTAGCCCCAGCGCCGCGCGATCGCCTCGAGGAACAGGTCGATCTCGATCCGCTCGACGTCCCCCGCGCTCGTCATGCCGCGCCGCTCATCCGCGAGTGGAGCACGCCGAGCAGCGCGTCGGTGTCGATCGGCTTCGGGAGGTAGTCCGTCGCGCCCGCCTCCATGCAGCGCTCGAGGTCGCCCTTCATCGCCTTCGCCGTGAGGGCGATGATCGGGAGCGCGGCGAAGCGGGGCTGCGCGCGGATCCTCCGCGTCGCCTCGAAGCCGTCCATCTCCGGCATCATCACGTCCATGAGGACCGCGTTCACGTCGGGCTGCGCCGCGAGCACGTCGAGCGCGACCGCGCCCGTCTCCGCGACGAGCACGTCGGCGCCGCGCGCGCGGAGCATCGCCGAGAGCGCGTAGACGGTGCGCATGTCGTCGTCGACGACGAGGATCTTCTTGCCGCCGAGCTTCACGTCGGCGTCGCGGACCTTCGCCGGCCGGTGGCGCGGCGCGCCGGCCTCGAGCCGCCGGACGAAGAGGCGGATCTCGTCGAGGAGGCGATCGGTCGACGCGCCCTCCTTCAGCACCACCGCCTCGGCGTAGCTCTCGAGCCGCGCCGCCTCCGCGCGGCTGAGCGGTCGCTGCGTGTAGATGACGACGGCCGGCATCTCGGCGTTCCGGCCGGCGGAGCGCTTCTCGAGCGTCTCGAGGAGCTCGAGCTCCCCCGCGTCGGGCACGGCGAGATCGACGATCATGCAGGCGAACTCCTCCTCCTCGAGGATCGTGAGCGCGCTCTCGGTGCTCGCGGCGTGGGTGGCGCGGAGGCCGCTCGTGACGAGCTGCTCGACGAGCTTGTCGCCGAGCGCCTTGTCCGGCTCGATGACGAGGACCTTGTACGCGCCGCGATCCGGCTTGCGCCCGAGCTCCTCGACGACGCGGACGAGGTCGGGGCGCTCGGCCGGCTTCATGAGGTAGCCCGCGGCGCCGAGCGCGAGGCCGCGATCGGCCATCTCGACGCCGCTGATGAAGTGGACCGCGATCGACGCGGTGGCGGGCTCGGCGCGCAGCGCCTCCATCACCGCCCAGCCGTCCATGTCGGGGAGGCGGACGTCGAGGATGATCCCGCGCGGCCGGCGGGCGCGGGCGATCTCGAGCCCGGCCCCGCCGGTGGAGGCGATCGCGTGGGAGAGGCCGCGCTCCGCGATGATGTGGCCGAGCACGCCCGCGAACGTCGCGTCGTCCTCGATCACGAGCAGGTCGAGCTCCTCCGCCGGCGGCTCCGGCTCCGGGGTCGTGATCGTGACCGCGTTCGGCGGCGCGAGGCTGACCATCGTCGCGTCCGCGCGCTCGGGGAGGACACACGTGAACGTGCTGCCCTGGCCGGGCGTGCTCTCGAGGTGGAGCTCCCCGCCGAGGAGGTTCGCGAACTCGCGCGCGATGCCGAGCCCGAGCCCGGTCCCGCCTTGCCGCCGCTGCGCCGAGCCGTCGAGCTGCTCGAACGGCTCGAAGATGCGCGCCTGATGCTCGCGCGGGACGCCGGGCCCGGTGTCGGTGACCGCGAACGCGACCGACGCGGAGAGGGGGAGGCCGCGCTTGCCGCGCGCCTTTGGCCGCTCGATGCGGAGGCCGACCCGGCCCTGCTCGGTGAACTTGATCGCGTTGCCGAGCAGGTTGGTGAGGATCTGCGCGAGGCGCTGCCCGTCGGTGTCGATCGCGTCGGGGAGGCCGGGCGCGATCTCGATCGTGAGCTCGAGCTCCTTCTCCCGCGCGAGCGGCTCGAACGTGCGGCGCGCGCGGTCGACGACGTCCTCGATGCGGACCGTCTCGACGCGCAGCGTCTGCTTGCCGGCCTCCACCTTCGCGAGGTCGAGGACCTGGTTGATGAGGAGGAGGAGGTCCTTGCCCGCGGAGTGGACCGTGCGCGCGTACTCGACCTGGCGCGAGGTGAGGTTGCCCTCCGCGTTGTCCTCGAGGAGCTTCGAGAGGAGGAGCATGCTGTTCAGCGGCGTCCGCAGCTCGTGCGACATGTTCGCGAGGAACTGGGACTTGTACGCGCTCACGGTCGTGAGCTCGGCGGCCTTCTTCTCGAGCTGGCGGCCGACGTCCTGGAGCGCGGCGTTGCGGTGCTCGAGCGCGCCGCGCTGGGACGCGAGCTCCTCGTTCGTCTGCCGCAGCTCCTCCTGCTGGCAGCGCAGCTCTTCGTTCGTCGACTTCAGCTCCTCCTCTTGTTCGCGGAGGCGCTCCGCTTGCTCCTGCGTCCGCGCGAGGAGCGTCTGCGTCGCGGCGCGGCTCCGCGCGACGGCGAGCGCGATCGCGACCGACTCGCGCGCGGCCTCGAGCAGCTCGCGCGCCTCCGCGGTGAGCTCGCCGAAGAGCGCGAGCTCGAGGATGCCGGTCACGGCGCCCACCTGCACGAGCGGGACGAGGACGAGGCACCGCGGCTCCGCCTCGCCGAGGCCGGAGCGGATGCGGAGGAACCCCGCCGGCACCTCCTCGATGACGCGGATCTCGGCGTCGCGCGCGGCCTCGCCGACGAGGCCCTCTCCGATCGTGAACAGGCGGACGAGATCGCCGCTCTCTTCGCCGGGCGCGAGCGCGTGATGGCCGATGAGGTGGAGCGTGCGATCGTCGAGGCGGTAGAGCGCGGCGGCGGGGGCGTCGATCCGGCGCGCGAGCGTGCGCACGGTGCGGGTCGCCACCTCCTCCTCGTCGAGATCGCCGCGGAGCCGATCGGCGAGCTCCATCAGGCTCGACTTGATCCAGTCGCGCGCCTCTCGCTCCGCGGCGCCGGCGGCGAGCGAGTCGGCCATGCGGTTCGCTTCCTTCGCTACCGCGGCGAGCTCGTCGTCGCCCGTCACCGCGATGTGCTCGTCGAAGCGGCCGTCGCCGAAGCGGGTGAAGCCGTCATGGAGGAGCGCGAGCGAGCGCACGACGTCGCGCATGATCCAGAGCGAGACCGCGAGGACGACGGCGAGGCACATGAAGAGGACGATGAGCTGCTGCCGCGCGCCGGCGCGCTCCGCGGCGATCGCGCCGTCGAAGGTCGCCTTGAGATCGCTCTGATCGAACGCGACGAGCCGGCTCAGGAGCTCGTGCGCCTGCACCTGCTTCGCCTGCATCGCGCTCATCGAGGCGATCGCGTCTTCGTCGCCCTGTCCCGCCATCATGCGGCGCGACACGTCGAACGCGGCCTCGTGGTAGGCGACGAGCGCGGCGCGGAAGTCCTTCGCGACGGTCGGGTCGAGGAGCGCGCGGCTCGCGTCCACGTCGGCGAGGATGCGGTCGCGCAGCTCGTTCGTGCGCTCGAGGAGCTCCATGTCGTGCGCCGCGACCGCGTCCTGGTACGCGCGCTTCAGCGTCGCGAAGTCGCCTTGCAGCTTGGGGCCGAGCTCGAGCTTCGGGATCTGCTGCTCCTGGATCCGGAGGAGCTGCCCCTCGACGTCGCGCGTCACGAGCATGTTCGTGACGATGACGACGAGGAACGCGAGGGCCGTGCTCACCGCGATCGTCCAGAGGCGTACGCGGAGCGAGGCCTTCATGGCTTGATCGTCACCGGTCTCGCGTCGCCGAGCTTCGTCGCGCCGCCGACGTAGCCGATCGCGGTGGGGTGCGCGAGGACGTATTTCACGACGTCGTCTTCGCTCGAGAGCTCCGGCGGCGGGACGTCACGACCGGAGAAGATGATCTGCTGCCAGTAGCTCTTCACCGCCGCGACCGATCGCTTGAGCACCTCGCTCGAGAACCTCTCGCGCACCGGCGAGGTGGCGGCGAGGTCGATCGGCTTCACGACGTCGCCGTTCGGCCAGCGCGTCGTCTTCTTGAGGAACACGTCGGTGAGGAACGCGCGGTCGAGCGCGACGTACGGGTTCTTCGGATGGATGATGACGACGAACGACGGCGTGTCGGCCGCGGCGGCCGGCGCGAAGGCGAGTGCGAGGAGGAACGCCCGGCGCTTCATCGGAGCTCAGAAGTGCACCGTGCTCTTCACGAAGAAGGCACCCCAGTTCTGGGTCATCGCCGTCGTCGGCGTCCCGCCGTTCAGGGCGGGGTCCAGGCCCGCGGTCCCGCTGATCGCGTGGCCTTCGAGCTTGACGATCCACCATGGATTGACGTCGAAGCGCAGCGTCGCCGCGACGTCGTGCATGGACTTGTCGCGCCCGGAGCGGTCGGCGACGGTCGCGTACGTGGCCGAGTAGTAGAGGCCCGGCGTGAACCACGACGCGAAGCGGTACGAGGCCATGGCGTAGAAGGACTCGGTGACGATGGGGGCCTGCGGCGGAAGGAGCGGCGAGTCGTATTGCGCGGTCGAACGCGCGTACTCCGTCGCGAGGAGGAGCCGATCGCGGACGTACTCCGCCGACAGGATCCCGATGACCGCGCGGAGGCCGAGCGTGCTCGGTCCCGGCGGGTACTGGGGATTGCCGGGCGGGATGATGAAATCGAGGTTGAGCTTGGCCGCCTCGAGCGTGCCGCCGACGCGCAGGCCCTCGAGCGGCGTCTCCCACATCGCGCGTTCGCCGACGACGTACGGGACGTCGACGTTCGTGATCGGCTGCGCGGACGTCGTCTGGTTGCCGGGATCGACGAAGATCGTCCCGCCGAACAGCCGGTACTCGAACGCGCCGAGGCTCCCGAGCCGGACCCGTCCGTAGACCTCGCCGCCGGTCTGCGCGAGCAGGAAGTCGCGGCTCGTGAGGGAGTAGACCGACTGCGGGAGCAGGATCGGGACGCGCGCGGCGTCGATGTCGGCGACGTCGTTGTAGAGCCCGAACGGGATCTTCACGCGCCCCGCGCGGACTCCGAGCCAGTCCTCGAGCTTGTAGTCGAGGTAGAACCAGTCGACGCGCGGCGTGTAGTTGCCGAGCGCGCCGAGGTCGCGGGAGAAGAGCTGGATGCCGGTCCGCAGCTTGTCCGTGAGCGGAACGGTGAAGTTGATGCCGACCTCGGTGAACTCGAAGCTGCCTCGCTTCGACTTCGCGAACCAGTTGTTGCCGGTCGTCAGCATGAAGCCCGGGCTCACGAACCCGTGCACCTCGACCTTCCGCTCGTCGCCGACGGGGAAGTCGGCCGCGCGCGCGTCGGGGGCCACCGTTGCGGCGAGCAGCAGCGCGGCGCCGATGAGCGTTTGTCGGGACGAAACGAGGCCTCGCAAGGGAGCCCCACGATACCATCCCTATCGATGGAATCGCCGAAGAACCCTCAATTCGCGAGCGGCTCGTGGCAGCAGCGCGTCCCCGTCTCGGCGCCGTTGTACACGTCGTTGTGCCCGACCTGGAACTGACGGCACGCGTGACGGCTCGGGATCCACCACGAGCCCTTGAGGACCTCTTTCCAGCCCATCTTCTTGCCGTGGTCGGCCTGGACCCACTCCTCCACGTTCCCGGCGAGGTCCTGGACGCCGAAGGGGCTCGCGCACTTGGCGCTCGAGGCGACGGGCGCGCGGTGGTCGACGAGCCGCCCCGGCCGCCCGATGTTCTCGCTGATGTCGACGTTGCACGCGGTGGAGTCGCGCTCCCACCCGTAGGGGTAGGGCCGCATCTCCTCGCCCTCGCACGCGAAGACCCACTCGCGCTCCTTGCAGAGGCGCCCGCCCTCGGACTCGCAGAGCTTCTTCGACGCCGTCCACGACATGAAGTGGCGCGGCAGGTCGGAGCCCGCCTCGCGGCGCTCGGTGACGTCGATGCAGTAGCGCATGTGGACGCGCTTCTTCGACTTGCAGACCGACGGCGCATACCGCGCGCAGCGGAACTCGTGGTACCGGCTCGTGGGCGGGTCCTTCCACTCGAGGCACTTCTGCTCGACGTCGGGGCAATACTCGCCCTCGACGAGGACCATCCCCTCCGGGCACACGGGCGGCGGCGCTTCTTTCGGCGCCTCCTTGGGCGCCGCCGGCGCCTGCGGAACGACGGTGGCGAACGCGATCGTCGCCTCCGCGGGAGGCGCCGGCCGAGGCTCCCGCGCGCTGCACGCCGCGAGCAGCAACAGTCCGAGGCCGGGGCCCCAGAAGCGGCCGCGCATGCGGTCGCGAAGCGACCCGAGCGCGGAGCGCGAGGGCCGTGTCTGGGGTGGGGGTGTCGGGGGCGAAGCCCCTGACGTTGAACAGCCCCACGTACGGGCGGGCGAGGAGGCCATGGGGGTGACGCACGGGCTTAACCCAGGAACGGCGATGTGCCCACCCGAAAAGGCAGAGCCTGATCCGATGATCAGTCCTCCGGGAGCGCGATGCCGTCGGGGTACACGCCGACCTGCCAGCGTTTCTTGATCGCGAGGGTCTCGCGGTCGAGCTCCACCACGCTGCCGGGCCCGACGTGGTCGCCCTCGCAGACGAGGTAGACGCGGCCGTCCTTCGCGACCTTCACGACGTGGGGCAGCGCGCACTCGGCCTTCGTGATCGCGCCGCGGCCCACCACCTTCGCCGCGACCATGTCGACCTTGGCGAGGCCGTCGGGGGCCTGGGTCGGGACGATGATCGTCGTGTCGTCGACGAAGGCGGGCATGAACGCCTTCGCCGCGAGCGGCACCGTGCGCTCGGGGACGAGCTTCTTCGTCGCGCGATCGTAGACGCGCACGTCCTGGCCCTCGAGGTCGGCGAGGACGACGTACGACTCGTCGGGCGAGAGCGTCGCGGAGTAGGGGCCGTAGCGCGGGACGCCGGGGACGCCGGGAGACGAGCCGAGCGGGATGCGCGCGGTGGGGAGGCCCGGCGCGGCGAGGTCGACGACGGCGAGCTCGTCGGAGCCGTAACACGCGACGAACGCGGTCTTGTCGTCCTTCGTGATCGCGACGCCGTGCGGGGCGGTGCAGACCGCGCGCGAGTCGATGCGCGTCATCGTCTTCGCGTCGACGAGGACGAGGTGCGCGAACATCGTCGCGGGGCTCGCCGCGCCCTTGGCCGCGACGTCCATCGCGCGGCGCATGTCGAAGTGCGTGACGATGACGCGCGCGCGATCGTGCGTGAGCAGGACGTCGCCGGGGTTCTCGTCGACGTCCATCTCGTCGGTGATCGCGAGGTTCGCGAGGTCGAGGCGGACGAGCCGTCCGACGTCGGTGCCGCCGCCGTGGGTGGCGTGCGGGTCCTTCTTCTTGGTCGGCGCGGGCGGGAACGCGAGGGCGACGAACATCTTCTGCGCGACGGGGTCGATCGCGAGGTGGTGCGGCGCCTCGTGCTCGTCGGGATCGAGATCGACCGGCACGTCGATGACGGCGTCGCCGTCGCGATCGAAGACGCTGATCGTGTCGGAGCCGTTGTTCGTGACGTACGCGGCGCGCGCGCGCGGGATCGAGATCGCGGCGCCCTTCGTGAGCGGCCCTTCGCTCTTCTTCGCGTCGCCTCGCTTGCAGCTCGAGCAGCCGCTCGCCACGATCGACGCGATGAGCGCGAGCGCGATGAGGTAGAAGGGGCGGGTGCGCCTCGTTACGCTTTCCGTCATCGCCTGCGCATTGTCTATCACCGCGGCGGCGAGCGCGAACGGCCGTTTCCCCGAGGCGCAGCAGATCGCGACCGTGCCGGGCAGCCCGAACGACGTGTACCTCCGGACGACCTTCGGCGTCCTCGTGTCTCACGACGCGGGGAAGACCTGGCGCTGGATCTGCGAGCGCGCGCTCGGCTACGACGGGCAGTGGGATCCGGCGATCGCGGCGACGAAGGACGGCCGCCTCTGGGTCGGCCTCGAGACCGGGCTCGGCTCGACGAAGGACGGCTGCTCGTTCGATCCTTCGCCCGAGCTCGAAGGCGAGACGGTGAAGGACATCACCGTGGACGGGAAGGGCGAGACCGTCTTCGCGATCACGGGGCGGCCCGGGACGAAGAGCCACGTCTGGCGGCGCACGCCGGAGAGCGGGCGCTTCGAGAAGCTCGCCGGCCTCGACGACGTGAACGTCATGACGATCGAGGTCGCGCCCTCCAATTCGGCGCGCGTCTACGTGAGCGGGCAGCCGTACGCGACGATCCGCGGGCA
The Labilithrix sp. genome window above contains:
- the psd gene encoding phosphatidylserine decarboxylase (Phosphatidylserine decarboxylase is synthesized as a single chain precursor. Generation of the pyruvoyl active site from a Ser is coupled to cleavage of a Gly-Ser bond between the larger (beta) and smaller (alpha chains). It is an integral membrane protein.), whose translation is MNALTYATAQILRVLPRTRITRAMGKLADYEWGDRLGKAVVDAYARAYDVEWNECKKTSGFRSFDEFFTRELREGARVFPTDPKVVISPADGRVDSIGPVDGRTFSVKGRPYDVEELVGDAEDAKRYAGGQGCVVYLSPRDYHRVHAPVAGTIELVRSMPGDYYPVNAIGVRHVHNLFVRNRRVAIVIDTPALGRVTVVMVAAMVVGRITVTGIDARDVPFGVQRLASPLAALRGDEIGIFRLGSTAVVFFEPSAKLEWLVSEGPVRFGQPFAKGTAE
- a CDS encoding methyltransferase domain-containing protein gives rise to the protein MSDGPKAEPLDEIILGEDDATPIAPPPPKASQPPPLRSKPPEKGSIPPHFPPPSQKRSSQRVRAAADVGQGGDGDRDSQARKRAKMTLRIPDDEVARPADEITIPLVSKSSSNDTMSGSPPQLNADDTLELPSDELRARSAAALGEVVQPQAQPAAPPAPGVDPSHEPGWTPQQPQVDPGVIQPTPIVEVKGSMSPAQDFPSSEEIPVAVDLGLVNDDVATSPKLPTSEEIRIDDGDRVSVIETGEVEINADDLMSVDSLPIPPPVKTAGKYPAYRSDAPSPPQTATAMMANAPAPVAVPSQPPPPPPAAASAPVVAPPVVVPPPPMAIAPAAPAPSKPVEPAAAQPAMAARRPSSPAFPAAGAGALAPPPMTDNAANRKKTRPWWEELFNDDFIRTMAKISDAQIGAEATFVEESLGCEAGAMILDLACGTGRHAVELASRGYQVVGFDLSLAMLARASDEAQDRKQKINFVQGDMREMTFEETFDGVYSWNTSFGYFDEVQNSAVIAKVHKSLKKGGQFLLDVVNRDYIVRQAPSLAWFEGDGCICMDEMQIDFITSRMKVKRTLMMDDGRTKEIEYSIRVYSLHELGKMLHDNGFRVAEVSGRTATPGVFFGCEAPRTLILAEKR
- the corA gene encoding magnesium/cobalt transporter CorA, with the protein product MPDGSGALASTGFRALILEGDELVTTRELDAVTAAHAAGKRFWVELVEKTAVTDKLLGEVLKIHPVAIEDVWNDIGLPKVEDFHEYVLLVMHGVLDKDVEGDDVPLGLAELDMVIGRNFLVTHANDEKVCAVSPVLTEVQRNAKQMKKGPAWVAHAIVDRLVDEYIPVVDRFEREIIEAEAHILEGRASRKQDVTLRQILRIKRSLQMLRRTTIGQREILHRLARAEFDEIPRELIPFFRDVYDHFARVTELVDSYRELTGALIDAHFAMQSQQMNEIMKRLTLISTIMLPLSLIAGIYGMNFKHVFPELDLEYGYFYALGLMAFVATSIVLYFRKKRWL
- a CDS encoding response regulator, with product MVSRPRILVVDDIEANIIAMEALLSSLDCEVVRATSGNEALIELLKRQYAVVLLDVQMPEMDGFEVARLARSNPRAREVPIIFVTAMLETPDSIFEGYESGAVDVLFKPVNAHVLLSKVRIFLELYRSKQKLAAEVAAHERTLAELDAFNYSVSHDLRAPLRPLAGFTKVLLEDYSHVLDDEGKRLLGRIEGAAVRMEQLIADLLRLSQISRTRLEAKHFDLAAVARKVMSDITSADPERNVEFLCPPTLEVYGDERLMCIALENLLRNAWKFSSKKPRATIEVGCKQQGPDGERIYFVKDDGAGFDSKRSESPFTPFQRMHAKTDFDGTGIGLAIVQRIIHHHRGTIWADAVPDQGATFSFTLGG